The genomic segment CTTTAGTTTTAAGTATAGCGGCTCACTCTAGTGGTAATGGCTCACAACCATTGCCTGAGTTACTAGATGACAGTTACTTAATGGAAAAGTTACAAGAGCTTTCAACCCAATTGGATTCAACTGAGGACACAAAGGAACCTGAGGAGATACCTAAAGCACCGGCAGTTGATCCATATACTAAATATACTAATTATTCTAAAAAATTGGGGTCTCACATTGAGGAATATGAATCCATCTTACGACAATCGCACAAGGTCAATGATCAGTTGGAAGACGCTATAAAGATGTTTGAAGATATTTCCCTAAGCGTGAACAGATTTGTCGATAATACCAAAGATACACATGATGAATATTCTAGATTATCCCAATTACATGAACAAATTCCTCAGTATTTAGCATATTTCGATGCATTAGATCCGATAATGCGTCGTTTGAACCATGCATCTACACCAAATGTTGTACggaaaaattcattcaaatcTATGTTGGTTAACATCGATGAATCTCTTGGTTTCTTTGAATCTCATACGGACTTAAAAGATGCCGAATCGTATAGgattaaattcaaaaggTGTTTGGTAAGAGCCTGTGAATTGATTGCCAACTATTTGAACAACCTTTTGAAGCAACTCTATGTGGatattaatgaaaaattggcatcTAACACCAGTGGATCTTCTGCATCTAGAGAAGCTTTACTGTACAATAAATTTGCATCTTCCGCGGAGGAATACCAAAGTCAAGTGGTCGAGATTATCTCTAGAGTCACGGACGATAAACATCATAGGTATTATGAAGAGCTCAAATCCCTTTTAAACGATTGCTATGAGTGCTACTTCCAGACGAGAACCAAACTATTACATTCATCCATTTGGAATAGATTAGATGAGGTGATACTAAGAGACAAGGAACTTtcattggtgaattttattcaagatggtaaaatgtATTTCCAACAACTATGTTATGATGAATACCAACTTtttgtgaaatttttcCCAGAGGATGTTTCTAAGATTAGGATCAACCAATGGTTTGTCCAACTTTGTGAACCTCTTTACGATACCGTCAGAATAAGAGTGTTAAGAGAGACTGACATTTCCACGTTATGTGATTCGTTAACCCTTTTCGGTCAGTACTACGAGTTcgaagaagatgcagaGGAATATCAAAGAcaatttggtcaaatcaAATACGATAAAGTTTTCGAGCCCATAGTGCAAAGATTACAAGCTACTTTAATATTGAGAGTGCAAAATTACGTGCAAAACCAAATTGTGAAATATACCCCAACTAAGGATTCATTCATCATTGCCAATAGGAAATCTGCAAGAAAGGATTTGACAACTGCTAAGGAGAAGGAAGATCCCATGGTCCTGGCGTTCGTGGAAAGCTTTCAAGATCAGGCAAATGATAATACCGTAGAAAGCCATGAAAATGTACTAGAATCTTATTATCCACCGTTGGTTAGAGGTCTTGCACTACTCTCCAGAATTTATGAAATGGTTAATTCTGTGATCTTTGACGATTTGGCTCATCACATAGTGCAAGATTGTATGTTATCGCTCAAGACCGCATACAACAAAGTTCAAAGTTCAACAAGCgatttaaacaattttgAGGTTAAATTAGCATATCTGAGGAATTTGTTAATGCTACGTCAACAGTTGCAAAATTTTAACATTCAATACTCCGTCAACGAGACTTATTTGGACTTCTCTGGTGTGGAATCGTTCTTTAAATCTGTAACGGAAGGTGCCAGAACCTTGAGGTTTAGAGATTCTTCAGTTCTAAGTCTTGCTAGGGGTCTTGTGCCCAAGGTTGTCAACAACTTGGTAGATGCTCGGACTGAACTAATGACACACTTTAGAAATAtcattaaagattttacagaGGCTGCCGCTAAGAATATAATTGAAGACACCCTTGTGATAGACTCgaaagaagatttatcCAGTCTAGTGGAGAAGAACGCTCGATTGAGACAGAATGTTGAGGATAAATTACCACGGATTCATGCGCAAATTtgcaatttcatcaatgacGAAGTAATTGTGGCCCATCTAATGGATGCTGTACAAGAAACTGTCATTCAGTCGTATAGTAGTTTCCATGAGGAAGTGAATGAAAAGGCTGAAAAGGGACTGTTGGATAAGGAGCAAGCATCGGAACTAATGTATGAAGACGTCTTTGCGGACTTCCTTAGTAAAGTCTCCGGCAAATTACCTAATGCCAATAAAGAATAGATTTTCATCTACAAACCTATATACGTACAActacatatatatatgcaCCAATGCAACTATTgattttcctcttcatccattggattatatatatttttgGAAAGCAGCCTATTCAACTCACGTTTGATGAACTCAACTTTAGCAGGATCTATCAAAAGGTGGGTATCATCAAGCTCTTCCAATATAATATCGCTTTTGTCAGCGTCGATCTGAACAATAAGTGCCTTGATCGATGGATCACATTGAATCAGAGCTCCTCTACGAGCCCTGGGCATGTTGAAAGATGTGTTATTTCTTTAGTAGTGGTGCCTTAAGGTTAGTCGAACTTTTACACTTTGAGCGCGAGCTGATTAAAAGGGTTATCAACTATATACAATTCACTTGGAATCGGTTCGAGATTGGTTCGTAATGGTTAGGCAAGTGGCCGTGAGAGGTGCATACACTGAGCTGGATGAACTTGAAAACTCTACCAATGGCAAGGATCGTAAGGATAGCGAATACGATGAACGTGCAGACCACATAAAGAGTACAAAGGAGAAGACTATCGATAAGAGGGATGAGATGAGTGGAGACgtgaaaaatggtaaagaATACGAGAGTGAGAATGatgaaggagaagaagaagaagatgatgatgatgaagaggacgatgaagaggacgatgaagaggacgatgacgatgaacCTCCTCTGTTAAAATTTAGTAGGATAACAAAACTTCCGAAAACATTTAGAAGAGATGCAATATCCACTTGTCTATTTcatgaaaaaatatttgcATTTGGGACTCATGCTGGTGTGTTACATTTAACTACAACTGATTTTACTCCCTTACAGACTTTGAAATGTCATAGATCTTCCATACTCTCGATCAATACAAATGGTACATTCTTTGCCACGGCATCTATCGATGGGACAGTAGCTATTGGACAAATTGAAGACACTACAAACATTACTCtatttgatttcaaaagaccGGTACAAGCGGTTGTTTTAGATGTGGATTATAAAAGTTCCAAGACTTTTGTTTCTGGTGGTATGGCAGGTGAAGTGATTTTATCCCAGAGGAATTGGTTAGGTAGTAGAGTTGACATAACATTGTCTAAGGATCATGGGCATATTTTAGGAATTTACACGATTGACGATGTCATATTTTGGATGAACGATGCCGGCATTACGTTTTATAGCATTCACACGAGAACTCAACTTTTGAACGTTCCATTCCCCTCTGAAGATAGCAACACTCAACGACCAGGTCTATACAGACCTCAAGTGCATTGTCCCGAGACTGATAGAATAATAGTTGGCTGGGCCAACCATGTTTGGATGTTCAAAGTATCGTTAAGACGAGCTGGTGAGCATGGCAACAATTTAGGGGCTATAATATCAAGTGCAGCCTCCAGTTTAAGGGCTCAGCCAGATAAAAAAGTGGAATTGGAGCATTATTTCACTATAAAAATGCTCATAGCAGGTATATCgtctttcaaagatgatcAACTGATGTGTCTTGGGTTCGAAGATGCTGTTGGGCAAGGCGTTCCTACGTCTAACATACCACAGATTTCCATAATAGATGTGTTCACCGGTGAAGACACACATACTGATGAGATTGTATTAAAGAATTACGAAAAACACTCACTCAATGAATATCATTTGGGGAAATATATCGGTGAATCCTCTCCTGAATACTTCTTAGTGGCACCCAATGACGCTATATGTATACAAGGGCTTTCGTTCAAAGATCATTATGATTGGTTTATGAAAAAAGGTAACTTCATGAGAGCTTGggaaattggaaaatacGTTGTGGATGATCATGAGAGATTAGAAACAGGATTGAAATTTATTAATGAACTCATTAGTTCTAACCGAATTGAAGATAGTGTGTCGGCTTTAACACTGACTATTGCTGATACCAATATCAGTAACGATGAggaattcaaaaattttgcattAAATAAATGGAGAGAAGCATTTCTGAGAATAATAGACCTCGGTGGAATAGATACAGTAGCCAAAAATATTCCTTTGGACCCTCAACTAGACAATCAGGTTTATGATTCTGTGTTAGAACATTTATTAAAAGACTGTCAGTTAAAGGAATTTATAAACTATATTCAAATTTGGCCTCTACACCACTTTTCTGTACATTGCTTTGAAAAGGAGCTTGAAGAACTTATTGAAAGGCATGATGATCATGAAAATTCCTATAGGGATGCTATCATTTACTTATATCTGGAGGAAAAAAGATTCTTCAAGGCCATGCCGCATATGTTGAGAAGGAGAGATATGAGAGCTCTAACGGTTTTACTCAATCATAATTTCTTAGCCCAATACAAGGATAATCTTTTGGATATTGTACTGTTACCGTATCatggaaaaattgaggATTTGAGTAAGCTAccaattggtgaaattgagCAATTGTTTTCTATGTCTCTTGAACTCTTGGTTCAAAACAGACAGAGTCTACAAGTTCAACAAGTGATAAATTTACTATCCAATCCAAAAGAATTAAGGGTTTTACTATTTCTATACTTGAAAAAACTATCATCAGTGGATCCTCTTCTAACGGCTCTCTTTGAAACCGATATGGTGGAATTATATTCAGAGTTTGAAAGATCGGGATTATTACGGTTTCTAAAGACAAAGACAAATTATGATGTTGAGAAAGCCATTGAAATATGTTGCCAAAATAATGACGCCTACAATGAACTAATTTATCTTTGGAGTAAAGTCGGTGAAACAAAAAGGGCCCTTTCACTCATCATCGATGAATTAAATGACCCAAAACTTGCCATTGATTTCGTAAAGAATTTAGGTGATCCAGAACTTTATGATTTCATGGTCAGCTATAGCATGGATAAGCCGAAATTTGTTAAAGCTTTATTGGGTTCGCCAGATGAATTTGGTAAGACTTACCTCGAAGTCATAAAGGGAATGCCCGAAACCATGGAAATCGATGACTTACACAAAACTTTGATCAGAATTGCGAAAGAGAATGCTCTGAGTTCAACTGTTAGTAAAagtattttcaaaataataGATGATGAAACAACTGAATATGCCATAGAACTTCTAAACATTAGAAGTCAAGGAAAGGCATTCTatgttgaagatgatgaatgaATACATTGAGTAAACTGATTACATGCATATAGAGtacttttaaaattaaGCATTTGTACCAATAAATAAAGGGTAATAAAATACAGAAAATTAATCATTTCacatcaaatttttaaatacTATCATTAGAAAAAGGTAGCATTACCGGGCAGCTGCAAATTTACTTGGCCCTGAATATTATGAGTGGAAGAAGCCTCAGAACCGCTGGGGCTCGGATTATTGGCATTAGTTAGAAACCGTTCCAATTGGACTTGTCCACGTCTAACCTTCGAAATACTTAAATTTTTCCTCGTCTTGTGAATCTTGGACAAAAGAGTATTATAGTTGAACTTCATCTCGTTAATCGTAGATTCAGAGAAAGCCAGTTCTCTTGATTCTGTATGCTTTAGGACATTTCCTAACGCCTGAGCAATGTTGATATTTGACTGCAGGTTTTGGAGGGAAGTTGTATCGATTGTGAAATCGTTTAGGGGTGAGGTCGCTGGAGGTCTATCTGGTACAACTGGATCGTTGAGTATGTGATTTAACGTTGGATCTTCGAATGGAGGGATTGCTGTAGCAGAGGAGACTTGACTTTGGGAAGTAGCACTGGGTACTGACGTATTGGTAGTATCAGTAGCTTCCGTAGTGGTAGCAGTAGCGTAAGCTGGTCCTATATTTTGAGATGCCATATTAGTGGTAGCTTGATTCGTACTAGGAATGCTGGTCCCGCTAGGTTGATCTTGAATTGAAGCTGAAAACACATCGTTGAAATATTCTGATGGAACCATTGAAGTGTCAATCCCTACATTTCTCAAATCTAATTCCCCATTTTCACTCATAAACAAATTGGGCTTGTCTATCAAAGTGCTAACATTGTACATTTTCCCCTGTTGGCTATCTTTAGATGTAAAATCCTCACCCAAAAACTTATCAATGTTAACTTCATAACCTGTGTCCATTTCGCCGTTGTCATTTGTACTACCTATCAGTGAAGTTTCACCGGCGTTAATAGCATATTCTATGGCCTTCTCGGCCGTTTGAACGTCATTTCTCGTGTAAGTTTTATcagcatcttcttcatccgATTCTGAATTATCTGCAATGTCACCAACATTAATTCCAACGTTACCATCTGTAATTATATCAAGATTGTAAGAATATGGGAGAgcgttattattattacgaTTAAGTTTATCGTCTTGTGAATCTGGCTCAATTGGATCGACTATTGCACTTTccaccaattcttctgtgCTCAGaaaatttgtatttttattctctaaatttaaatccaATAACATGTCATGATCCCATTTTTTCGAGCAATAAAATTTATTACAAAGCTCATTAAGTCTTGCTTCTAAAACTTCATTTTTCTTAAAAGCCATACTAACGCTTTCATCAGTTTGGATCATTTCTGCTGGTAGAATACCTGCACTTTTCCAGTTACCTCTAATAGTCTCcaaaggaattgatttCCAGGCTTCTCTAACGAATTTGAATGCATTTGACATGGTCAATTGACTTTGCTCAAAACTTATCAGTACCTTACGATGATACTTCTTCTCCAACTGCTTTTGTAAACTGATCAAAGCTTGGTACTGTTGGATTCTATACCTTGTCTTGAATTCATCTAAAACCCCCCAGTTAAAGGGTAAGAATCTTGAGTTCGCAGAGGTATAAACCAATTCgatgtttttcaaatgtaAATTGATAATTCTGTGAGAACAAGAGTCATCTAATACAATCCATATTTTCCGATTATCAGCTACCAGTCTTTTATCCCAACGAGCCAGCCAGTCGTGGAAAAGATTGCTTGTCAACCATGATTTTCTATTACTGTGATACgaaattccaaatcttcttgcCATTTTCCCACCTAATAGCGATTGTGACACGGGATCCTGCGGTTCCTCTGGAAAATAGTTCCTAAAGCTTCTATAGCTGTTATATTTACCAACAACTAGGGGCTTCAGCTTCTCCGATCCATCTAGATTACAGCATAGCATTACAGTGGCCACTTCAATCTTTCTCTGCATTTGACTTGCCTCGTACTGCGCATAGTCTAGCGGTAAATTATAAGCCAAAAAAGTTTCATCCAGAGTGAAAATATCTCTAGGTGGGACCTGACTAAAGTATTCTTTCAGTTCGTTCCTCTCTTCAAAAGTCCATACCTTGGGCGGTTTCGGTGTCTGTTCCTCCATACTCGAGATATTAACACTCATCTTGGCCAAAAAATTCGTGATCCACTTGTATGAAAAGCAGCCATTGCCCTCTCTATGTTCTGCAGGTATTCGATACCAAACGGATTGTGCAGTATCCTGTAGGATGGGTGACGTTACAGGTATACCATTCCATATGCTCTGTGATACCCATTCCTGTAaaattcttcttaccaGTAGATTATTGGGTTTCCTAATTCTATTCGCACATTTTTCACTGTCCTTACAGTTCATATAGACATCCTTCTTGGCTAATAATCGTGAAATAGTTCCCTGTGATGGTATTTTGGGCAGTTGAAATGCCTCATATGCCCATCTGGCTAAATCCAATTGTGTCCATTTGGGATGTCTCTCTGCCATAAGACAGATATTATACCTATGTTCAATAGAAAGCATATCTCATAAAAAATTTCCCCATAACTTTCCTGCCTTGAGCTTCCTTCcttctccttcttttcttctattgGAATGGTTTTTGGGTAAGGTTTAGTCTTTTTAGCTAAGGAGGAcattgattttttttttcatgtcTTTTGTCATAAGAACAACTGATTTCTCTTGTGAAGAATGTAACAACAAAAATAAAGTAGGTTGGCTCTGATCTGCTATTAAGGTTCTTTACAACGTCTTATACTTATCTTTATGTTACTCTACGGAGTCTGTTTGGGTTATCTCGATGAGACGAATCCCAATGGCTTACTTAACTGCCCTTGTAAGTGGTGTAACCGTAGTTACTCAACAGTAGGGGGATGTGATAGTGCCTCGAGCCGTTATCTATATGAAACAAGATATCAACAAAAGGGTGAAAATTTGTTTGTCCCTGAGACTTGAAATAGAGACCAGTCTGGAACCTTATCTTGTAGTAACCAGGTTTGAGTTCCCTCCACTGCAACTCTTGATCGGCCTCTTGGATACCGTTCGTGGCTAGTAACTTCCTCTGGGACATGTCAGGGTTAAACACCCATAGTGGGATTCTACCGTCATCGTTGGTGCGTGCTCTTGCTAAAATCTGGGCTTCTTGGGTctcaatcaattgatcttgatcGTCGTTGCCTTCACCAATGTAAACCTTGTAAATAGAGCACACGACGTTAGCAGCGGGCTTGCCTGTAGTGGTGTCGAGTATGTGACAGGTTATAGGATTCGGAGCCATTGATGCTGGTTTACCAATatgttttctttgatcatGGTTACACAATTGTTGTCATTATCACAGAGAAGTGCTTCTCTTTATATATCTGAATGTACTTGAAACCTGCAACGACTTATCGTAaccatcattatcatcgGTGAAAAGCGAAGTGGTGATCAAAGGTAACGTACGGATGGTTGGTCGCCACGATGTGATTCATCAAGAAGGTGACTTAGTTTACTATTCACCGTTTGTTTTTGATAAGAACCCATACCATGGAGTCACAGTACCAATACTAGTGGTTGACTTGTTAGAGCTGGTGGAAGACTCCAAGAACCTTTGCCGAAGACACTATGGGAATCAGTTCCGTGGGCTATTTTATAAAAATCATCCATTGAACAAGATATCTGTGGTGGGGGTGGTGGTTGGTTGTCGGTACAAGTGTATTGGAGATGATGACTACATATTCATGCAGCTCGATGATTGCAGTGGTTCAGCAAGATTCTTGCAGTGCAAATGTCTTGAGCCCTTAGCAATGGAGAATGGTCTTTCCTGGGGGTCAATATGTGGTCAGAAGTTAAGAATTAGCGGTGCTTTTAACCTATGGTACCGTGAAATGGTGGTCGAGTGGATTGACTTCATTCCTGATATCATCGCTGAAATTGAACATTGGCAAAGTGCAATTGAGTTTAGGCGTAAACTGTCCATACCGTGGGTTGAACCAGTTTCATCAGAACCACCGACTTCCAATTACATTCAGCAGATGCACACTGCAAATGTAATGGACTCTCTGGTAATTACAAGCACCTACGAACAATTGTCACCACCGTCTCCATTACCTTCACCTTCGCCAGTGGATTCCCCACCACCTTCTCCTCTGCCGCAGGTTATTTGTAACATTACAGAATTGAAGATAGAATTTCTCAGAGGGTTGCTCAAACACGAAGGTAAAAGAGCATACACCACTGAATTGTACAGTGGTCTTTCGACACTGCTGAATCAACTAGCTACTTTAAGATTCCAGAATCAGAGGGTAAATCTACCGGTCAAACCGTGGCAACAGTTGAAATCTGAATCCCTTTACGATCAATTGCATAAATTACAGAAATCAGGTCTGCTCCGATGTCATTCCAATGACAATCTGGTTGATCTGAAACCGTTGAAAGATCTGCACGAGTACAGTATGCATAGAGTTTTGACTTTGATCAAGTTACAGTGCAACACGGGACGTATCGATTACAACCATATTCGCGATAAATTAAAACATTGCGAGTTTACCAAGAAAGCTATTGTCGatatctttaaagaatccctaagaagaatttgtcTATTGTATCCACAGTTGTTGGTGGGTTGGTGGATAGGTGCTGATGGCGGTGAATTTTCAGTGATTCATTTCAAATATGAGCCACACGAGAGGTGAAGGGGACCGTCGAGTATGGTGAACATGATCAATGAACCGTTGAAGTTCCTGGGAGCTTCAATATCAGGGAAGTTTGTTATAAGGGCTTTCCAAGTCATCGGTATACCGATCACGATTAACGtcgttgaaaaattttgggtaAGAAGCGCATCTCATcttatctcatctcatctcatctcatcgctaCAATCATACTGATAGAAAGTTTCGAAAGCAGCTAATCATGGGGTTGTTCAAAGTTGATGGCTGGGACCTAAAGACTGAAAATGTGGCTTACTACGATGCCAAATCTGCCAAGGgccaagagaagaagaaagagcaGAAGGAAAAACGTAAAGAGCAGAAGAAACAgcaaaatgaattgaaaaatttgaagcaTCAGCCTGAACCTGCTCAAGAAGATGTTCcacagaagaagagaaagactAAAGATTCTTCCAGTAGCTCTACTAGCAGTGTACCTGCTCCGAAAATTGAGAGAAAGTTGACTCCGTTGCAACAAAAAATGATGGCTAAACTAACTGGATCCAGATTTAGGTGGATCAATGAACAATTGTACACTATAAGTTCAGAGGATGCGCTAAAAATGATCAAAGAGCAACCTCAGCTATTTGACGAATACCATGATGGGTTCAAATCACAAGTGGAATCATGGCCTGAAAATCCTGTAGATGTATTTGTAGAAGAGATACGTCAAAGATCGAAAAGACCTGTCAATGCTCCAGGTGGACTACCAGGTTTAAAAAATAAGCAGATTGTCATTGCCGATATGGGGTGTGGAGAAGCCCAATTGGCTCTTGATATTAACAAATATTTTGCTCAAATTAATAAGAGGTCTAAGCCAAATCACCGAAAATCCCATGTGGTTCACAGTTTTGATCTAAAGAAGGCCAATGACCTAATTACCGTGGCAGATATAAAAAACGTACCGTTACCGGATAATTCATGTACGATTGTCGTTTTCTGTCTAGCTCTAATGGGGACTAACTTTCTAGATTTTATTAAAGAAGCCTATAGGCTCTTAGCACCAAGAGGTGAATTGTGGATTGCAGAGATTAAATCGAGATTTGCAGATGGGAAAGGTGAAGAATTCGTTGAAGCATTAAAACTGTTAGGATTTTTCCACAAGAAAACcgataatgaaaataaaatgtttACCAGGtttgaattctttaaaCCTCCACAGGAAATTATCGAGGAAAGAAGGGCTAAATTAGAAAGAAAGCATAAATTTATAGAGACAGAAAATGAAAGGGAAGCTTTAGAGGATAAGAGACTAAAGGAATCTGAAGGTAAATGGTTATTAAAACCTTGTATCTATAAGAGAAGGTAATAATGTTTATATATTTGCATACATGTATATTtatatgattttttttactaTCATGAGGAAGGACggaagaaattttggattgTCGCTAATCTGTATATGTTATCCAGCCCTGGGATTGATGGCATCTGGAACCAACTGCCACTACtattttcatcatgatCTGGATCC from the Zygosaccharomyces rouxii strain CBS732 chromosome B complete sequence genome contains:
- the RRP8 gene encoding 25S rRNA (adenine645-N1)-methyltransferase (similar to uniprot|P38961 Saccharomyces cerevisiae YDR083W RRP8), with translation MGLFKVDGWDLKTENVAYYDAKSAKGQEKKKEQKEKRKEQKKQQNELKNLKHQPEPAQEDVPQKKRKTKDSSSSSTSSVPAPKIERKLTPLQQKMMAKLTGSRFRWINEQLYTISSEDALKMIKEQPQLFDEYHDGFKSQVESWPENPVDVFVEEIRQRSKRPVNAPGGLPGLKNKQIVIADMGCGEAQLALDINKYFAQINKRSKPNHRKSHVVHSFDLKKANDLITVADIKNVPLPDNSCTIVVFCLALMGTNFLDFIKEAYRLLAPRGELWIAEIKSRFADGKGEEFVEALKLLGFFHKKTDNENKMFTRFEFFKPPQEIIEERRAKLERKHKFIETENEREALEDKRLKESEGKWLLKPCIYKRR
- the STN1 gene encoding Stn1p (some similarities with uniprot|P38960 Saccharomyces cerevisiae YDR082W STN1 Protein involved in telomere length regulation functions in telomere metabolism during late S phase) yields the protein MVGRHDVIHQEGDLVYYSPFVFDKNPYHGVTVPILVVDLLELVEDSKNLCRRHYGNQFRGLFYKNHPLNKISVVGVVVGCRYKCIGDDDYIFMQLDDCSGSARFLQCKCLEPLAMENGLSWGSICGQKLRISGAFNLWYREMVVEWIDFIPDIIAEIEHWQSAIEFRRKLSIPWVEPVSSEPPTSNYIQQMHTANVMDSLVITSTYEQLSPPSPLPSPSPVDSPPPSPLPQVICNITELKIEFLRGLLKHEGKRAYTTELYSGLSTLLNQLATLRFQNQRVNLPVKPWQQLKSESLYDQLHKLQKSGLLRCHSNDNLVDLKPLKDLHEYSMHRVLTLIKLQCNTGRIDYNHIRDKLKHCEFTKKAIVDIFKESLRRICLLYPQLLVGWWIGADGGEFSVIHFKYEPHER